The genomic DNA GATCATCCTCACCGTTTATAGCTCCCTTTTCTTCCTGGCCATAATCGGCCTCAACGTGGCTACAGGGAACAAGTTGACATTTCAATTTTCTAACATTCTGAAGGCGATGTTTTATTTTGACCTGGGTCCTATAGCCTTCCTGTCCTTTGTCATATGCATGAGCTCTATATTATCCACCGTCAATACAGGTGTCATAAGCGTCATGGCGTACGGCATTGCCATGATAGGCGGCATCCTGGAACAGATAGGGACATTAATACCCAAAGGGCAGGGGCAGGGCTTGATCAACGCAGGCATAATTACAAGTCTTATAATGCCTACTGATGTGATCTTTAGAAAAATGACCTCAGAGCTCTTAAGCACATCAGAAGGATTTAGCTTTATGACAGGTGGGCTTTTCGGCGCTCAATCCCAGCCCAGTCCTTATATGATAGGGTACATCTTTGCATACATCGTCTTTCTGGTGATTTACGGCTCCGTAAAATTCACTCACAGGGATTTGTAAACTGCTTCTGCCTCATCTTTTTCTTTAAGTTGTTTATCTGTTCCATCCTCTGCTTAAAATTCTTTTCCAGGCCTGATTCAGTCGGCTGGTAATAACGCCTGTCCTTCAAATTATCAGGCAGGCACTGCATGTCTGTCACTTTGTCCTCGTAATCGTGAGCGTACTTATACCCATCGCCATACCCCAGTTCTTTCATAAGCCTTGTAGGGGCATTCCTCAGGTGGAGAGGCACTCCTTCTGCCAGAGTCTTCAATGCGTCCGCCTTTGCCCTGTTGTAAGCCACATACACCGCATTGGATTTAGGAGCCAGCGCCAGATACACGGCCGCCTGGGCCAGGTTTACGCTGCACTCAGGCATTCCTATATAATGAGCGGCGTCATAGGCCGCCACCGCTATCTCCAGCGCCCTGGGGTCAGCCAGCCCTACGTCCTCTGAGGCAAAGCGTATCATCCTCCTGGCCACGTACAGGGGATCCTCCCCTGCCTCCAACATCCTGGCCAGCCAGTAAACTGCTGCCTGACAATCGCTGTTTCTCAAGGACTTGTGGAACGCCGAAATGAGGTTATAATGCTCTTCTCCCTGCTTGTCGTACAGCAGGGATTTCCTCTGCATGGCATCCTCCAGTATAGCATCTGTTATCACTCGCCTGCCGCTGTCGTCGACAGGGCAGCCTGTAACAGCCATCTCCAGGGTATTCAGCGCTACCCGGGCATCGCCATTGGCAAAGGTAGCTATTTTTTGCAGCTGTTCGTCGCTTATCACTACATCGTACTGCCCCAGACCGCGCTGTTTGTCCTCCAGAGCTCTTTTGAGCAAAACCATAAGGTCTTCTTCGCTCAATGGATTCATGACAAAGACCTTGGAGCGGGATAACAGCGCCGAATTCACCTCAAAAGAAGGGTTTTCTGTAGTCGCTCCGATCAATATGATATCGCCTTTTTCCACATAAGGCAAAAAAGCATCCTGTTGCGCCTTATTGAAGCGGTGAATTTCATCGATAAAAAGCACAGTTTTCCTCCCAAACCTGCTCTCAGCCTCAGCCTTTTCCATGATCTGCTTTATCTCTTTTATGCCAGAGGTAACAGCACTAAACGTAATAAAATTGGAATTGGTCATATGAGCGATGATCATAGCCAGGGTGGTTTTGCCTACGCCTGGCGGTCCCCAGAGAATCATGGATGTTATGCTGTCTGTTTCTATCAGGTTTCTCAAAAGCTTGCCTTTTCCCAATATATGCTCTTGACCCACAAACTCGTCCAGATTCTGAGGTCTCATTCTGTCAGCCAGGGGCTTATTGCGATCCATATCATCATCAAAAATGGACCTCTGTTTATACATCAAATTACATCACCAAACTCATCATTAATATTATAATTATAAACCTTCCACGGTATTCTGCTTATCAGCCTGCCTCTATACAATGCCTGGCTACCCATAAATATATAATCAATCTTTTCCTCTTCAGGTAATTTAATTTCATACCACATATTTCTTTTAAATTTACGCATATTTACTATATTCCAATCAGTTATAGAATTAGAAGCTCTGTGGTAT from Caldanaerobius fijiensis DSM 17918 includes the following:
- a CDS encoding replication-associated recombination protein A — its product is MMYKQRSIFDDDMDRNKPLADRMRPQNLDEFVGQEHILGKGKLLRNLIETDSITSMILWGPPGVGKTTLAMIIAHMTNSNFITFSAVTSGIKEIKQIMEKAEAESRFGRKTVLFIDEIHRFNKAQQDAFLPYVEKGDIILIGATTENPSFEVNSALLSRSKVFVMNPLSEEDLMVLLKRALEDKQRGLGQYDVVISDEQLQKIATFANGDARVALNTLEMAVTGCPVDDSGRRVITDAILEDAMQRKSLLYDKQGEEHYNLISAFHKSLRNSDCQAAVYWLARMLEAGEDPLYVARRMIRFASEDVGLADPRALEIAVAAYDAAHYIGMPECSVNLAQAAVYLALAPKSNAVYVAYNRAKADALKTLAEGVPLHLRNAPTRLMKELGYGDGYKYAHDYEDKVTDMQCLPDNLKDRRYYQPTESGLEKNFKQRMEQINNLKKKMRQKQFTNPCE
- a CDS encoding ABC transporter permease; this translates as MLTIIKYTIKEMARKRALLFVALLTAGFLAIYGYGLHMVFKNTANSDNLTNVFYYIQYSQLLSAGLYFGSFIVAFLTVLTSVSAISGDVESSAIYAVLVKPIKRYEVVLGKFIGYGIILTVYSSLFFLAIIGLNVATGNKLTFQFSNILKAMFYFDLGPIAFLSFVICMSSILSTVNTGVISVMAYGIAMIGGILEQIGTLIPKGQGQGLINAGIITSLIMPTDVIFRKMTSELLSTSEGFSFMTGGLFGAQSQPSPYMIGYIFAYIVFLVIYGSVKFTHRDL